CAAACGTGGGTTAAAAGCAATTGCTCTTGTGAAAACTAAACCAGAACAAATTCATCCACCAAAGGAAATCATTACCAAAGTCATTAGTTTGGATACTGAAAAGGAAAATGTTCTCATTCAGATTAAACTAAAAAAATCACAAATCACGGAAGTGCCTTCAAACGTATTTCGATTTTAAATGAATCTATTTCGTATTTGTTTATTAATCGTTTTTGTTTTGCCATTTTTATTGTTTGGCGCAGACATTCCAGAATCGGTAGAACCAAAACTGGATTTACCCGTTCAGAACCTTTACCATTTTCGAACAGAAACAGGAGAAACCATCCAATATCCGAAATCCACTAAACTTTGGTTTGGTGGAGATGTGATGTTCAATTGGGGTGTGAGGGATTCGATGCGATCCGAAGACCCATACTTTCCTTTTAAAAGTTTTTTTAGTTATCTAAAAAATTTTGATTTTCGGTTTCTCAATTTAGAAACACCCATCCTTCATAAAACTCCTTCTGCAGACCAACGAAAATCCTATGTGTTCTTTGGAGAGAGAAAGGATTTAATGGTTTTGCGTCTTTTGGGGATTGATGGAGTTTTCCTCGGAAATAACCATACTATGGACTTTGGGGAAAATGGACTTTTTGAAACCTTAGAGTTGTTAGATGAATTTGGAATTCGTCATACAGGGGCCGGAAAAAATACAGATGAAGCCCTGGTTCCCATTATAGTTTCCAAACAAAATACAGAGTATCGAATTTTTTCTTTTTCCGATACGGGAGAAACAAGGTTATTTTCGGGGACTAAATCTCCGGGGGCAGCTTATTTCCGAGTGGGAACGGCTGAACGTTTGGTTAAAAGAACAAAACCAAATCAAGTAAATCTTCTCTCCGTGCATTGGGGTGTGGAATACAATCCTCTCCCAATGGATACAGAAAGAAATGCCGCAAAATATTTGGTGAATGCAGGTTATCAAGTGATCATTGGACACCATCCTCATGTTCCTCAAGGGATTGAGGTATTTCCTAAAGGTGTTGTCATTTATTCTCTTGGAAACTTTTTCTTTGGTTCTAAAAACCAATATTTGAAACACAATATCTCTGTAGTTTTGCATTTTGATGGCGACAAACTTTTGTTTGTGGAGGTGGTCCCTGTGTTTGGAAAACACCAATCCTTACCAGGTGATCATTATTTTTTTCCTTTAGGTCCAAAAGAGGCGGAAATTTTTTTGAAAGAGTATGCGATTCTTTGTAAACAACTCGGAACCGAACTAGTAATTTCTGGCGGTAGAGGTTATGTTTTTTTGGATAAAGAACTAAAAGCCAAACTAAAGCCGTAGTGGAACCAACTGCAAGTAAGTCCCAAAGCAAAAAATGGAAAACTGAGTTCTAATAAATTGGTTTTGTAAATCGAAAACAACTGCAAGAAAAATCCTGTAAAAAAGAGAATCGATGCTGTTCGTAAAATCCAACCCTTTTCATATAACCAAAAGTAAACGGAAACAATGGCAACATAACCAAATAAACAAAACCATTTGAGTTGGGATGTGGGTTTTAAGTATTCGAGAGAAGGTGTCATTTCTTCTGCAGTCTTTGCATCCAGAACATTTAAAATTAAAATGTTTTCGATTAAGTCTGCAAAACCCGCAATCACAAGAAGTAAAACCATTCCCATAAAGATCTTAAGGAAAATGGGTCTCACCTTTCTTCCCGCATAATGGCCCGTATAAGTAAGAAAAGCTAAATAACAGAAGATAAATCCAAAGTCAAAATAATGAACTTTTCTATATTCAGCAGATAAATGAAAAAAATCAATGGTATCGGGGATTCCGACTAAGTCTTGGACCTGTTTTGGAGTTTCTGCCATTTCAAGGCCGAGGAGGGTGGATTCAAATCCGGAATGGTTGTCGAGTGCAGGTTCTTTCGGGGTGATGTGGTTCAAAAAACCAGCATAAAGTGCTAAAAATAGGCCAAGGCCAAGGCCCCAAACTTCTGGAAAATTTGATTTTTCACCCATAAAAATGTTAGAAATTCCATAGAAATGGAAGGGTTTGGGAACTCCAAGAAGAAATTCCATTGACCCCTGTCCCTATTGGAAAAACCCTAGTGGAAACTAACAAATTCTTCTACCTACAAGTGTTTCTATGTAGGTATACCCATAGGAGAAATATGAGAAACTACGAAATCACGAATATTCTTCGTGAAGGTAATGTAGAAGAGACGAAGTCTGCAGTAAAAGACTTACTCTCCAAATACAACTTCACGATCCAAGGCGAAGAGGATTGGGGTTCTAAAAGACTCTGGCATCCGGTTGGACAAGACGAACAAGGTCACTTCACACTTATCAAGTGTTCCGGCTCTCCCGCAGAAGTAGCAAAGATCGAACATGAGTTTAAACTCAATGCGAATATCTTAAAAACCCTCGTAATTAGGGCAAATGGCTAACGATCTTAACAAAGTACTTATAATCGGTCGAATGACCCGTGATCCGGAATTTAAATCGGTGAACGGAAGTTCTGTTGTCAATTTTTCAATTGCGAATAACAGAGTTTATGTGACTAACGGTGAAAAAAAAGAGGAAACTCATTATTTTGACTGTGTGGCATGGGGCCGACTCGCTGACATATTAAAACAATATGCTGGCAAAGGAAAACAAGTAGCGATTGAAGGCAGACTTCAACAACAGTCCTGGGAAACTCCTGAAGGCAAAAAAGCCTCTAAAATCCGCATTTATGTCGAGACCGCACAATTGTTAGGTGGTCAAGGGCAAGGTGGAGGATCTGGAGACCGTTCTGACAGTTCCAATTCTTATGATTCCGGCGTAAGTAATGGTTATGATGATTATCCAGCCGGTGATGACGACATTCCTTTTTGATAGGTGATGACAATGAGCGAAACAGCAAATATTGATGATACAAGAGTAGATTCCCGCGAGAGTATGGACGGGATGGAAGACGACGAAAAAGGTGGTTTCCGTGGTAAAGACGGAGAAGGCAAATTCGGTCGTAAAAACGCAAAATACAAAAAGAAAGTATGTAAGTTCTGTGCTGACAAAGCACTACTTGCAGGACTTGATTACAAACGAGTCGACATTCTAGAAAGATTTGTTACCAACCGTGGTAAAATCATTCCAAGAAGAATCACTGGAACTTGTGGCAAACACCAGAGAGCCCTTGCTCGTGAAATCAGAAAATCCAGATCTATCGGTTTATTGCCGTTTAAAGTTCTGTAGGAGTAACGGATGAAAGTTGTATTACAAAAAGACGTATTGAATCTTGGTGATGCTGGAGATGTGAAAGAAGTTGCTGATGGTTATGCACGTAACTTCCTCATTCCGAGAAGACTTGCCGTCCGTGCAAATGATGGAAACACTAAAGCGGCTCTCCACCAAAAAAGACTTGCTGATCTTAAACGCGAAAAACGTGTAAAAGTGATGAAAGATCTTTCTTCTTCGATTGATGGTAAAACATACGAAGTGAAAGTGAAAGTGGGTGAGAACGACAAACTTTTTGGTTCTGTAACAGCAAATGATATTGCTCTCGCAATCAAAAACACTGGGGTAGAACTCGACAAACGTAAGTTAGATTTAGGTGAACCAATTAAATCGGTTGGTGAATTTAAAATTAAAGTTCGTTTGGCTGAAGGTGTTGTACCTCAAATCGTAGTTAAAGTCGTCGGCCAAGCATAGTCTTACACTAAAGCTTTCTCGATGAATTCTAACCCCCTTCAGGAGATAGAGTCTGAGAAGAACTTAATCGGTTACCTACTCATGAGAGGGGTAGCCGGGCAGGAAGACTTAGGTCTAAGCCCGGATGACTTCTATATGGACACACACAAACGTGTCTTTGAAGCCGTCACGGATCTTATCAATGAAGGGATCAATATTGACCTAGTTACGGTCACAAACCAAATGCGGGAAAAACGTCTTTTTAAAGATGAATCCCGTGACTTGGAATATATCACATCACTCTATAAAGATACTGTCCCCTTTCAGCCGTTAGACTATTACGTTCGTCGTGTTAAACGTGTTTCGGACAGACGTAAGTATGTAGAAGCATTAAACCAAGCCATTGACAAAGTCAAAGTAGAACCTGGTGAAAACGATTCTGTATTCAGTCTCGTAGAACAATCACTAATGGATATCTCTCGCCAAGAGAGATCCAAAGGTTTACGAAAAGTAAAAGACGATGCCAACGCACTCATCGATTACATCAAAAATGTTGTGGCGGCCAGCCAAAATGGAACGGGTGGGATCAATGGATTAAAAACCCATTTCACTGGTCTTGATATGGCAACCACAGGACTAAAATCTCACGAATTAATGATTCTTGCCGCTCGTCCCGGAAATGGAAAAACAACCTTTGCCTTAAACATTGCTGCCAATGCAGCTTTGAAAGAGCGCAAAACCGTTGTTATTTTTTCGTTAGAGATGAGCCGAATCGAATTACTTCTCAAACTCATCAGTGCGGATGCAAGGATTGATTCCTATGCATTAAAAGCGGGAACTCTTACTTCCGCACAGATGACCCAACTCAAAGACAGTATTGGAAATATTACCTCTGCAAGTTTGTATATTGATGATTCAGGATATTTAACCATCCAAGAATTTTCAGCGAGACTTCGCCAACTTCGGACCACAGAAGAAGTAGGGCTTGTGATTGTGGATTATTTACAGCTAATGAGTGATCCAAAGGCGGCTATGGGCGGACGGCAACAAGAGGTTGCTAATATTTCCAGAGGACTCAAACAAATGGCACGGGAGGTGGGTTGTCCCATCATCGCATTGTCGCAGATGAACCGTTCCATTGAAAACCGCTCCAAAGACCAAAGGCCACAACTCTCCGACTTACGGGAGTCAGGTGCCATTGAGCAGGATGCGGATATTGTATGTTTTATTTATCGGGAAGAAATGGTGAAACCTCCCGAGGAGCTTGACCCAAACAAAAGGGGAATGGCAGAGATCATTATCGCCAAAAACAGAGCGGGTGCTACGGCCGATTTTCCATTGATGTTCAATCCGAAGATTAGCCGTTTCGACAACGTTCCATTATAAAGAGGTTTTCAATTGAATCAGTGGGTCAGTTCCGAATATAAAAATAGAGTTAGCGCAACGAGTGTCTCTGATGCGTCTGTTGGAAAAACATTATTCCTTTCCGGTTGGGCCTTTCGTTACCGTGACCAAGGTGGGGTGATTTTTATCGACCTTCGTGATCGTTCTGGAATTTTACAAATTGTTGCTCGTAAAGAAATTCTTGGTGAAGACTTCTCCAAAGTAGAAAAAATTCGTTCTGAGTTTGTGATTGCTGTAAAAGGAAAACTTTCTCTTCGTGATGCAGAATCCGTAAATCCAAAAATGGAAACCGGCAAATACGAGTTAATTGCTGAATCTGTAGAAATTTTAAATACATCCAAAACTCCTCCATTTACTTTAGATGAATTTGATCCATCTGGTGAAGAAATTCGATTGAAGTATCGTTATTTGGATATGCGCCGCGAAGAACTTCGAGATCGTTTGGTCCTTCGGCACAAACTAACATTTGCTCTTAGAGAGTATTTGGATAGTAAATCTTTTTTAGAAATTGAAACTCCGATTTTAAATAAATCCACACCAGAAGGGGCAAGGGACTTTCTTGTTCCTTCTCGATTGAATGCTGGTGAGTTTTATGCTCTCCCACAATCCCCACAACTTTTCAAACAGATCCTGATGATTGGAGGAATGGAAAGGTATTTCCAAATTGTAAAATGTTTTCGAGATGAAGACTTACGTGCAGACCGCCAACCAGAGTTCACACAACTTGATATGGAGTTTTCTTTTGTAACAGAAGATGACATTCGTTCTGAGATCGAGACCATGTGGGCCTTTGCTTTAAAGAAAGTGTTTCATTTAGAAGTGAATGCACCCTTTATGACTATGCCGTATCATGTGGCGATGGAAGAATATGGTTCTGACAAACCGGACATTCGTTTTGGAATGAAACTCGTGAATGTATCGGAAATTGTGAAGGATGCAGACTTCCAAGTTTTCAGTGCAGCCGTTTCCGGTGGTGGAGTGGTGAAAGCAATTTGTGTTCCGGGTGGGTCTGTAATTTCTCGAAAAGAAATTGAAGACTTAACTTCTTGGTTATCAAGAGACTTCCGAGCGAAAGGTCTTGCTTACATGAAACATGGGGCAAATGGACTTGAATCCACAATCACCAAACGTTTCACTCCCGAAGCTCTCGAGAAAATCGCAAAAGCAGTAGGATCTAAAGAAGGGGATATGGTATTTTTTGGAGCTGATTCTTCTAAGATAGTCAATGCTTCCCTTGGTGCCTTACGATTAAAATTATCAGAAAAGTATGATCCTCCGAAGGTTCCTTATAGTTTCCATTGGGTCGTGGACTTCCCTATGTTTGAGTTAGATGAAACCACAAAAACTTGGACCTTCCTCCACCATCCTTTCACTTCTCCCAAAGAAGAAGACTTTGACAAACTAAGAGACTGGAAAGCTGGGAAATCGGTTGACCTTTCTTCGATCGGAGCTAAAGCTTATGATCTAGTTCTCAATGGGACAGAAATTGGTGGTGGTTCCATCCGGATCCACAACCCAGAAATCCAAAGCCTAGTTTTGGAAGCCATTGGAATTGGAGAAGAAGATGCTAAATCCAAATTCGGATTTTTACTCGATGCCCTTTCTTTTGGGGCACCACCTCATGGGGGGATTGCCTTTGGAGTGGATCGTATCATGATGTTACTCACGGGAGGAACTTCCATTCGAGATGTGATTGCCTTCCCTAAAACTCAAAAAGGAACTTGTATGATGAGTGAAGCTCCAGGTCCAGTTGAGGCAAAACAATTAGAAGAATTAAAACTCAGGGTAGTCACTATCTAATATGGATGAAAGTTTTACATTTCAGGAAGAATCCCTCTACCAAACGGTATGTGGGATAGGAGACAGCAAACTACCGTTATGGGAAAGTCGCCTCAATGTAAAACTAATCCCCAGAGGAAAATCTCTCATCATCCAAGGTAGCGAGGATCAGGTTCAAGTTGCTATGGATACCTTCCATAAGGTGGAAGAAAATTTCAAACGTAGACCAGACAAAGCCGATTATTCTTTTTTTGATATCGATTACTTAGTGAATAAAGTAAAAGATTCCAGTGGTGGTTGGCCAACACCTGGTTCTTCTGACTTCCAAAAGGAAGGAGAAACCTGGACTCCTAGAGACAAAATCTTTGTTACTTTTAAAGGAAAACCCATCTTTCCTCGTACAAAAAACCAGGAAAGTTTTGTGGATAGTCTTCATAAAAACTACATCACCATTGCGATGGGCCCTGCCGGGACCGGTAAAACTTTTTTATCCATAGCCACAGCTTGCCGTATGATGCAAACAGGAGAAGTGGACAGACTTATCCTCACAAGGCCTGCAGTGGAAGCGGGAGAAAATTTAGGTTTTCTACCGGGAGATTTAACACAAAAAGTGAATCCCTATCTTCGCCCCATCTATGATGCGTTACACGAATGTATTGGTTTTGAAAAAACCAGTGAGTACTTACAGGTGGGTAAAATTGAAATTGCTCCCATTGCTTTTATGAGAGGGCGTACTCTCTCTCATTCCTTTATTATTTTGGATGAAGCACAGAACTGTACTTTGCCTCAATTAAAAATGTTTCTCACAAGGTTTGGTAAAAATTCCAAAATGGCAATTTCGGGTGATGCCACACAAATTGATTTGGCTCACGGTCGTTCTGGACTTGAAAAAACGGTTTATACATTAAGAAATCTAAATGGGATCGAAACAATTTTCTTTGGAAGAGAAGATATCACGCGTCACCCGATCGTCGAATCTATTGTGAGACGTTTTGAAGAAAACGAGAGTCTCTTTTCGAAAAAACCATGAAAGCCATTTTAGATTCTTCTATGACCCGGCTCACAGACTTTCTCACGAGAGTGAGACCAGTTTCTGTTGTTCGAAATATTCAAATCATCCTTGTCTTTCTTACTTTGTTGTTTGTGACTTATGTACTTTCGATTCCTTTTTTTGGACAGACAAGTGTCAATACAGACCCCGATGGAATGTTTTCAGAAGGAAAAATTGCACCGGAAACGATCCAGTCAGTTAAGGAATTCTCTTACGAGGACACTGAAAAAACAAACCAGGAAAAACAAAAGGCAGCAGCTAATGTCCCTTATGCGTTTGATAAAGATTTCGGAATTTTAGTGACCGGAATTGATACCAATCTTTCTGAAGATGTGGAACTGCTTCGGACCATTTTAGCTGAAGGGAAAGTTACACCTGGTTTGGTCAAAGACCGAATCCCCAGATGGCGAAATAGAACCAATGAGGAAATCCAAGCGATCCTCGACTATCCCAGAAAAGACAAACTAAAAAGTTTTCTCCAACAATATACCAACTTAATTTTTTCTAAGTATTGTATTGTGAAAGAAGACCTTCCGTTTTCAAAAGATTTGGATAAAGCTGGAGCTAAAATTCGGAACATTGGAACTCAAGACCAAACCTCCATCATTGATGGAAATTTGGTAATCCCAAGGTCTCAGATTTATAAAGAAGGACCTGTTGCCTCCGTATTATCAAAATTAGCTTCTGAAAAATTACCTAATGTTTCTGATTCTCTCCTTAAAGCAGTGTCTAGGATTGGACTTTATTATGTTTATTCTTATCCTGCATGCAATTACAATCCGGAAGAAACGGAAAATGCTAGGATGAGGGCTACCAATGCCATCCCGATTCAAAAAAGCCGGATTCAAGCCAATGAAGTGATTGTGCGTTCAGGAGATGTAATCACTCCGGAAGTAAAAATTAAATTGGATATGATGAATCGTTATGCCACAAGGGCTAACTTGGCATCTATTATATCGATATTCTTAACACAATGTGTGTTGATTGTGATTGTCGGGTTTTACCTGATCCGCTACCGGCCAAACCGATTGAATGATCTCTCCAGTAA
This genomic stretch from Leptospira meyeri harbors:
- a CDS encoding CapA family protein — encoded protein: MNLFRICLLIVFVLPFLLFGADIPESVEPKLDLPVQNLYHFRTETGETIQYPKSTKLWFGGDVMFNWGVRDSMRSEDPYFPFKSFFSYLKNFDFRFLNLETPILHKTPSADQRKSYVFFGERKDLMVLRLLGIDGVFLGNNHTMDFGENGLFETLELLDEFGIRHTGAGKNTDEALVPIIVSKQNTEYRIFSFSDTGETRLFSGTKSPGAAYFRVGTAERLVKRTKPNQVNLLSVHWGVEYNPLPMDTERNAAKYLVNAGYQVIIGHHPHVPQGIEVFPKGVVIYSLGNFFFGSKNQYLKHNISVVLHFDGDKLLFVEVVPVFGKHQSLPGDHYFFPLGPKEAEIFLKEYAILCKQLGTELVISGGRGYVFLDKELKAKLKP
- the rpsF gene encoding 30S ribosomal protein S6 — encoded protein: MRNYEITNILREGNVEETKSAVKDLLSKYNFTIQGEEDWGSKRLWHPVGQDEQGHFTLIKCSGSPAEVAKIEHEFKLNANILKTLVIRANG
- a CDS encoding single-stranded DNA-binding protein translates to MANDLNKVLIIGRMTRDPEFKSVNGSSVVNFSIANNRVYVTNGEKKEETHYFDCVAWGRLADILKQYAGKGKQVAIEGRLQQQSWETPEGKKASKIRIYVETAQLLGGQGQGGGSGDRSDSSNSYDSGVSNGYDDYPAGDDDIPF
- the rpsR gene encoding 30S ribosomal protein S18; this translates as MEDDEKGGFRGKDGEGKFGRKNAKYKKKVCKFCADKALLAGLDYKRVDILERFVTNRGKIIPRRITGTCGKHQRALAREIRKSRSIGLLPFKVL
- the rplI gene encoding 50S ribosomal protein L9, which produces MKVVLQKDVLNLGDAGDVKEVADGYARNFLIPRRLAVRANDGNTKAALHQKRLADLKREKRVKVMKDLSSSIDGKTYEVKVKVGENDKLFGSVTANDIALAIKNTGVELDKRKLDLGEPIKSVGEFKIKVRLAEGVVPQIVVKVVGQA
- the dnaB gene encoding replicative DNA helicase, giving the protein MNSNPLQEIESEKNLIGYLLMRGVAGQEDLGLSPDDFYMDTHKRVFEAVTDLINEGINIDLVTVTNQMREKRLFKDESRDLEYITSLYKDTVPFQPLDYYVRRVKRVSDRRKYVEALNQAIDKVKVEPGENDSVFSLVEQSLMDISRQERSKGLRKVKDDANALIDYIKNVVAASQNGTGGINGLKTHFTGLDMATTGLKSHELMILAARPGNGKTTFALNIAANAALKERKTVVIFSLEMSRIELLLKLISADARIDSYALKAGTLTSAQMTQLKDSIGNITSASLYIDDSGYLTIQEFSARLRQLRTTEEVGLVIVDYLQLMSDPKAAMGGRQQEVANISRGLKQMAREVGCPIIALSQMNRSIENRSKDQRPQLSDLRESGAIEQDADIVCFIYREEMVKPPEELDPNKRGMAEIIIAKNRAGATADFPLMFNPKISRFDNVPL
- the aspS gene encoding aspartate--tRNA ligase, coding for MNQWVSSEYKNRVSATSVSDASVGKTLFLSGWAFRYRDQGGVIFIDLRDRSGILQIVARKEILGEDFSKVEKIRSEFVIAVKGKLSLRDAESVNPKMETGKYELIAESVEILNTSKTPPFTLDEFDPSGEEIRLKYRYLDMRREELRDRLVLRHKLTFALREYLDSKSFLEIETPILNKSTPEGARDFLVPSRLNAGEFYALPQSPQLFKQILMIGGMERYFQIVKCFRDEDLRADRQPEFTQLDMEFSFVTEDDIRSEIETMWAFALKKVFHLEVNAPFMTMPYHVAMEEYGSDKPDIRFGMKLVNVSEIVKDADFQVFSAAVSGGGVVKAICVPGGSVISRKEIEDLTSWLSRDFRAKGLAYMKHGANGLESTITKRFTPEALEKIAKAVGSKEGDMVFFGADSSKIVNASLGALRLKLSEKYDPPKVPYSFHWVVDFPMFELDETTKTWTFLHHPFTSPKEEDFDKLRDWKAGKSVDLSSIGAKAYDLVLNGTEIGGGSIRIHNPEIQSLVLEAIGIGEEDAKSKFGFLLDALSFGAPPHGGIAFGVDRIMMLLTGGTSIRDVIAFPKTQKGTCMMSEAPGPVEAKQLEELKLRVVTI
- a CDS encoding PhoH family protein, whose product is MDESFTFQEESLYQTVCGIGDSKLPLWESRLNVKLIPRGKSLIIQGSEDQVQVAMDTFHKVEENFKRRPDKADYSFFDIDYLVNKVKDSSGGWPTPGSSDFQKEGETWTPRDKIFVTFKGKPIFPRTKNQESFVDSLHKNYITIAMGPAGTGKTFLSIATACRMMQTGEVDRLILTRPAVEAGENLGFLPGDLTQKVNPYLRPIYDALHECIGFEKTSEYLQVGKIEIAPIAFMRGRTLSHSFIILDEAQNCTLPQLKMFLTRFGKNSKMAISGDATQIDLAHGRSGLEKTVYTLRNLNGIETIFFGREDITRHPIVESIVRRFEENESLFSKKP